Proteins from a genomic interval of Heteronotia binoei isolate CCM8104 ecotype False Entrance Well chromosome 5, APGP_CSIRO_Hbin_v1, whole genome shotgun sequence:
- the NEUROG1 gene encoding neurogenin-1, giving the protein MSSALETSYSDLENSSDVSFCLTDDEGNFSSLPAPSPASPKHDTSPEHIPKKCEEEKERKRRRGRTKVKNEAVLHTIKKTRRVKANDRERNRMHNLNAALDELRSVLPTFPDDTKLTKIETLRFAYNYIWALSETLRLADQCLQKPPKEMLLPSYLSSTDPPSPGSDAGSWMSTASPSTSSLSACISNPSSPAASEDCCYGRTEKFFSFHSLPKDLLQTSSCFVQYH; this is encoded by the coding sequence ATGTCCTCTGCCTTGGAGACCAGTTACTCTGACCTTGAGAACAGCAGTGATGTGTCCTTTTGCCTCACTGATGATGAAGGGAATTTCAGCAGCCTTCCAGCTCCTTCCCCGGCCTCTCCAAAGCATGACACTTCCCCAGAGCACATCCCCAAGAAGTgcgaagaagagaaagaaaggaagaggcgGCGAGGCCGCACCAAGGTCAAGAACGAAGCTGTCCTTCACACGATCAAAAAGACTAGGCGGGTCAAGGCAAATGACAGGGAGAGGAATCGCATGCACAACCTCAATGCAGCACTGGATGAACTTAGGAGTGTCCTGCCAACCTTTCCAGATGACACCAAGCTGACCAAGATAGAAACTCTGCGCTTTGCCTACAACTACATCTGGGccctctctgagactctaagacTGGCTGATCAGTGCCTCCAGAAACCACCCAAAGAAATGCTTCTGCCCAGCTACTTGAGTTCCACAGACCCTCCTAGCCCTGGCAGTGATGCAGGCTCCTGGATGTCCACTGCATCTCCTTCCACCTCCTCTCTTTCTGCCTGCATATCCAACCCTAGTAGTCCAGCAGCCTCTGAAGATTGTTGTTATGGGCGCACAGAGAAATTCTTCTCCTTCCATAGCCTCCCTAAAGACTTATTACAGACCTCCTCTTGCTTTGTGCAGTACCATTAG